A genomic stretch from Fusarium musae strain F31 chromosome 9, whole genome shotgun sequence includes:
- a CDS encoding hypothetical protein (EggNog:ENOG41), with product MGSSDIPPPSAPPWLVPASTACLSLGITFWLIAYILMIRRSLATHATPAPLVALGLNLGWEVVYAFGVCEAPIETYGFTLWLLLDMVVLYATLKTAPRSFASSPLIANNIALLLFLVFVAGVVGNGLFVWWWLKEPHRGYGIKWGKNWKGLEARDTTELAYWSAGVAQMIFSVSALAMLLQRGHSGGQSYGIWFCRFVGTVMGLPVSCGLMWWYWPEAHGFVFHPLGVFITGTSVICDLAYPFLLAYVRTREKVLPDGSLVDGRLETETKKKQK from the exons ATGGGCTCATCAGACATCCCACCCCCCTCAGCACCACCATGGCTCGTCCCTGCATCAACAGCCTGCCTCTCCCTCGGCATAACATTCTGGCTAATCGCCTACATCCTCATGATCCGCCGCTCACTAGCAACCCACGCGACGCCCGCACCGCTCGTCGCACTGGGTCTCAATCTAGGATGGGAGGTAGTCTACGCCTTTGGTGTGTGCGAAGCGCCCATCGAGACATACGGTTTCACCCTctggcttcttctcgatATGGTTGTTCTCTACGCTACGCTCAAAACAGCCCCGAGGTCGTTTGCCTCAAGTCCGCTTATAGCGAACAACATCGCGCTGTTGCTGTTCCTCGTTTTTGTGGCGGGTGTCGTGGGCAATGGGTTGTTTGTGTGGTGGTGGCTTAAGGAGCCGCATAGAGGGTATGGCATCAAATGGGGCAAGAATTGGAAGGGTCTTGAGGCGAGAGATACTACAGAGTTGGCATATTGGTCGGCTGGTGTGGCGCAGATGATATTCAGTGTTTCGGCGTTGGCTATGCTTCTTCAGAGAGGTCACTCTGGTGGACAGAGCTATGGAATCTG GTTCTGTCGCTTCGTTGGCACCGTCATGGGTCTGCCCGTCTCTTGCGGTCTGATGTGGTGGTACTGGCCCGAGGCTCATGGCTTTGTTTTCCATCCTCTTGGTGTTTTCATCACTGGCACCTCAGTCATTTGTGATCTGGCGTACCCCTTTTTGTTGGCCTACGTTCGGACCAGAGAAAAGGTTTTGCCTGACGGAAGTCTGGTAGACGGAAGGCTCGAGACTgaaaccaagaagaagcagaagtaa
- a CDS encoding hypothetical protein (EggNog:ENOG41), with protein MSTYPQDVHNDIYPSDQGHDSSKTNSKEKVPLDHEKGHDIDLHSAHNVPVVDNGFGGGEGSKNFRNMTKWDTTFALLTNQVGLGVLSLPSVLKTMGIIPGLIAIIGIGLLSWYTAFVLKQFFGRHPHVLNVVDMTKVVGGRPLAIASGIGLLVQVIMTAASASVTLSIAFNTISSHSICTVGFIGVGCLCCWVLCAPRTSKFVSQSGIPCMVSVIAASVLVMISLGVKNPTAAPVGWKKDIKIVANPDFRSGLNACLKICYAYSGNINFVTYMAEMIDPVKDFGFALAWLEVVSITFYVVVAIAIYCLAGEYTVSPALGSASQNIAKIAYGIVLPAVLSTGLAFGHTGIKYVYVQVMKHFKLQSEMTANNVRSWSIWMTIVTVFWALCFILSNAIPVFDSILSIASATTISWFTFGFSAVFWFHMNWHQMFASPTKILLTCVNAFLIAISIFMNAAGLWSSITELLDLFANDSSSIQGVFDCGSNALF; from the coding sequence ATGTCTACATATCCTCAAGACGTCCACAACGACATCTACCCTTCAGACCAAGGCCACGACTCCAGCAAGACCAACAGCAAAGAGAAAGTACCCCTGGACCATGAAAAAGGCCACGACATAGATCTTCACTCCGCCCATAACGTCCCCGTCGTAGACAATGGCTTCGGCGGCGGCGAGGGCTCCAAGAACTTCCGCAACATGACAAAATGGGACACCACCTTTGCTCTACTTACTAACCAAGTCGGTCTCGGTGTGCTGTCGTTACCCAGCGTCCTCAAGACAATGGGTATTATTCCTGGTCTTATTGCCATTATCGGCATTGGTCTTTTGTCATGGTATACTGCGTTCGTGCTGAAGCAGTTCTTTGGAAGACATCCTCATGTGTTGAACGTCGTTGACATGACCAAAGTTGTTGGCGGTCGTCCTCTTGCTATCGCCTCTGGAATCGGTCTGTTGGTCCAGGTGATCATGACAGCTGCTTCGGCCAGTGTCACGCTCTCTATCGCCTTCAACACGATTTCCAGCCACTCCATCTGCACTGTGGGCTTCATCGGCGTCGGCTGTCTCTGCTGCTGGGTCCTCTGCGCGCCCCGAACCTCCAAGTTTGTCTCGCAGTCCGGCATCCCCTGCATGGTCTCCGTCATCGCTGCTTCTGTGCTGGTGATGATCTCCCTCGGTGTCAAGAACCCTACCGCTGCGCCCGTCGGCTGGAAGAAGGACATCAAGATCGTAGCGAACCCCGACTTCCGCTCTGGTCTCAACGCGTGCCTCAAGATCTGCTACGCTTACTCTGGTAACATCAACTTCGTCACCTACATGGCTGAGATGATCGACCCCGTCAAGGACTTTGGCTTTGCCCTTGCCTGGTTGGAGGTTGTATCCATCACCTTCTACGTTGTCGTGGCTATAGCCATCTATTGTCTCGCTGGTGAATATACCGTCTCGCCCGCCCTCGGCTCGGCTTCACAGAACATTGCCAAGATCGCCTACGGCATCGTCCTCCCCGCTGTTCTGTCCACCGGACTCGCCTTTGGTCACACCGGAATCAAGTATGTGTACGTCCAGGTGATGAAGCACTTTAAGCTCCAGAGCGAGATGACTGCCAACAATGTTCGCTCTTGGTCCATCTGGATGACCATCGTGACCGTCTTCTGGGCCCTCtgcttcatcctctccaacgCCATCCCCGTGTTCGACTCTATCTTGTCTATTGCCTCGGCGACTACCATCTCGTGGTTCACATTCGGCTTCAGCGCCGTATTCTGGTTCCACATGAACTGGCACCAGATGTTTGCCAGCCCCACCAAGATCCTGTTGACCTGTGTCAACGCATTCCTCATCGCCATTTCGATCTTTATGAACGCGGCTGGTCTGTGGTCATCTATCACGGAGCTGTTGGACCTGTTCGCCAACGACTCCAGTTCCATCCAGGGCGTCTTCGACTGCGGAAGCAATGCCCTCTTCTGA
- a CDS encoding hypothetical protein (EggNog:ENOG41): MASDAITEPRQATREEMRDAKLPLAYRDSCAHLLIPLNKCRRDTWYAPWKCSDERHSYEKCQYVEFKKRVAKMDELRESKGGARSN, translated from the exons ATGGCTTCTGACGCTATCACCGAGCCGCGGC AAGCGACCCGCGAGGAGATGCGAGATGCCAAACTCCCTCTGGCCTACCGAGACAGCTGCGCTCACCTCTTGATTCCTCTCAACAAGTGCCGACGGGATACGTGGTATGCCCCATGGAAGTGCTCG GATGAGCGACATAGCTACGAGAAGTGCCAGTACGTCGAGTTCAAGAAGCGAGTCGCCAAGATGGACGAGTTGAGGGAGTCGAAGGGAGGTGCACGAAGCAACTAG
- a CDS encoding hypothetical protein (EggNog:ENOG41), producing the protein MRPPAWIQPALLASSLLSQSTNALFSYEAEDQAVLTPNNDAISSKPRTSIGGKKNIVFILTDDQDAVLDSVSYMPKLKEHIIDKGTSFVNHFTTTAICCPSRVALWTGKQPHNTNVTDVNPPYGGFPKFVSQGLNDNYLPVWLKEAGYNTYYTGKLFNAHTINNYNSPYPAGWTGTNFLLDPGTYDYLNPIYQHNQEPPVQHKGIHTSDLISKYAHELLKGAIDSENPFFVAIAPVAPHSNVNLRRQPGNPGAPLMTIPIPLERHSHLFEGVKVPRTENFNPDSPSGVSWIHKLAQLNDSSVSYLDDFYRARLQALQGVDEIVEQVTKQLEEAGILDETYIIYSSDNGYHLGQHRLPPGKECGFDEDIRVPLFIRGPDVSSGSIENAVTTHIDLAPTILRLAGVDLRSDFDGTPIPVLPTQENKRHEHVAVEYWGGAIAEGEIGGFDGKGQIFAQNNTYKGVRIVHEDYNLYYSAWCNNEHELYDLKTDPGQLNNLFPDDAAKASAALLGTTTGQVLNRLDALMLVLKSCKGNTCIEPWKILHPEGGVTSLKDALQTKFNAFYKEQVKVRFDRCEYGYLIDAEGPQVGYEYREGLEWHHWT; encoded by the exons ATGCGACCCCCAGCTTGGATACAGCCAGCGCTGTTAGCAAGCTCTCTGCTGTCTCAAAGTACCAATGCGTTGTTCAGCTACGAAGCAGAAGACCAGGCCGTTCTGACGCCAAATAATGACGCTATATCAAGCAAGCCAAGGACAAGCATTGGTGGGAAGAAGAACATTGTCTTCATTCTCACAGACGACCAAGACGCTGTCCTAGACTCGGTCTCTTATATGCCCAAACTTAAAGAGCATATAATTGACAAGGGCACATCCTTTGTCAACCATTTCACCACCACGGCAATTTGCTGTCCGTCCCGTGTTGCACTTTGGACAGGAAAACAACCTCATAACACTAATGTAACAGACGTCAATCCACCATATG GTGGCTTCCCTAAGTTTGTCTCACAAGGACTGAACGACAACTACTTGCCTGTATGGTTAAAGGAAGCTGGTTACAACACATATTACACTGGCAAGCTCTTTAACGCCCATACCATAAACAACTACAACTCTCCTTATCCAGCAGGATGGACAGGAACCAACTTCCTCCTTGACCCGGGTACTTATGACTACCTGAATCCTATCTACCAGCACAATCAGGAGCCGCCAGTTCAGCACAAAGGAATCCACACTTCAGACTTGATTTCCAAGTATGCGCATGAGCTTCTAAAGGGAGCCATCGATTCCGAGAATCCATTCTTCGTCGCTATTGCGCCTGTTGCGCCGCACTCCAATGTTAATCTTAGGCGGCAACCTGGAAATCCGGGTGCCCCTCTTATGACTATTCCTATTCCTCTTGAAAGACACTCTCATCTCTTTGAGGGGGTTAAGGTCCCAAGGACGGAAAACTTCAACCCAGATTCG CCTAGTGGTGTGAGCTGGATTCACAAACTCGCCCAGCTCAACGACTCTTCAGTCTCGTATCTCGATGACTTCTACCGCGCTCGTCTCCAGGCTCTCCAAGGTGTCGATGAAATTGTAGAACAAGTGACCaagcagcttgaggaggcCGGCATACTTGACGAGACATACATCATATACAGTTCTGACAATGGATACCACCTGGGCCAGCACCGACTGCCTCCTGGTAAGGAATGTGGCTTTGACGAAGACATCCGCGTACCTCTTTTCATCAGGGGTCCGGATGTATCCTCCGGATCCATCGAGAATGCCGTGACCACACACATCGACCTTGCTCCTACGATTCTGAGGCTCGCAGGCGTGGACCTTCGCAGCGACTTTGACGGAACTCCTATCCCGGTGTTGCCTACTCAGGAGAACAAACGACACGAGCACGTAGCGGTCGAGTACTGGGGCGGTGCTATCGCTGAGGGAGAGATTGGCGGTTTTG ATGGTAAAGGCCAGATCTTTGCGCAGAATAATACATACAAGGGGGTGAGGATAGTGCATGAGGACTACAATCTTTACTACTCAGCTTGGTGTAACAACGAGCACGAACTCTACGACCTCAAG ACGGACCCAGGACAGTTGAACAACCTCTTTCCTGATGATGCTGCGAAGGCCAGCGCTGCACTCCTGGGAACCACTACTGGACAGGTCCTGAATCGCCTTGATGCTCTCATGCTCGTATTGAAGTCTTGCAAAGGCAACACCTGCATTGAACCATGGAAGATCCTGCACCCGGAGGGTGGCGTGACGAGCTTGAAGGATGCTCTTCAGACCAAATTTAACGCTTTTTATAAGGAGCAGGTCAAGGTTCGATTCGATCGTTGTGAATACGGATACCTGATTGATGCTGAGGGACCTCAAGTTGGATATGAGTATCGCGAAGGCCTGGAGTGGCATCATTGGACTTGA
- a CDS encoding hypothetical protein (EggNog:ENOG41) encodes MKNESIFPPKCCSQVIPVDTTNAFITEELLAEYDNKREEFATEKRTYCSDRACSAFIPTRSIDDGIGSCTRCEKKTCLNCLSEAHEGTCTDDPESQRVIRLAEEKGWRRCEQCKNMVELDHGCFHISTNSAIAAACGGKPVPALSGTRNNSWRGEQQQMPLHQHRQQLQHRRQRNTGMIYAVTKTTFDLTVSAVQSDATIVRK; translated from the exons ATGAAAAACGAGTCTATCTTCCCGCCAAAGTGCTGCAGCCAGGTGATTCCCGTGGATACCACAAACGCTTTCATCACTGAGGAATTGTTGGCCGAGTACGACAACAAACGAGAAGAGTTTGCAACAGAAAAGCGCACATACTGCAGCGATCGGGCATGCTCTGCATTCATACCTACTCGGTCCATCGACGATGGTATTGGCAGCTGCACTCGCTGTGAGAAGAAGACGTGTCTCAATTGTTTGAGCGAGGCACACGAGGGTACATGTACCGACGACCCTGAGTCACAACGTGTTATTCGTTTGGCCGAGGAAAAGGGATGGCGACGTTGCGAACAATGCAAGAACATGGTTGAGCTCGACCACGGTTGCTTTCACATTT CTACCAATTCTGCTATCGCTGCGGCATGCGGTGGAAAACCTGTGCCTGCCCTCAGTGGGACGAGGAACAACTCATGGCGCGGCGAGCAGCAGCAAATGCCGCTGCACCAGCACCGGCAGCAGCTCCAGCACCGGCGGCAGCGCAACACTGGTATGATCTATGCCGTCACCAAGACTACGTTCGATTTGACCGTGAGCGCCGTTCAGAGCGATGCGACGATTGTGAGGAAGTGA
- a CDS encoding hypothetical protein (EggNog:ENOG41) gives MDEHDDHAIALSIAQAVEADAELIAALIREEDQARRDHEFATQLEEDSDATPETDDDGDYIGLDDETYHTLHAFNVAAQLRENTEVEMELSDEGDHDDMSFDEGDETECGSNPDEDFGGDTDDQSDCTADPEDFSYMDEDETQTKVVQIDGAQPEGTQEERDADEHPGTA, from the coding sequence ATGGATGAACACGACGACCACGCGATCGCCCTGAGCATTGCACAGGCTGTCGAAGCCGACGCCGAACTCATTGCCGCTCTCATTCGTGAGGAGGATCAGGCCAGAAGAGACCACGAATTTGCCACCCAGCTGGAAGAGGACTCAGACGCGACGCCCGAAacagatgacgatggtgatTATATTGGGCTTGATGACGAAACGTACCATACATTGCACGCTTTCAACGTTGCTGCTCAGCTGAGAGAGAACACTGAAGTTGAGATGGAACTCAGTGATGAAGGAGACCACGATGATATGAGCTTTGACGAAGGGGATGAGACAGAGTGTGGAAGCAACCCTGATGAGGACTTCGGGGGTGACACCGATGATCAGAGCGACTGCACAGCTGATCCAGAGGACTTCTCCTAcatggatgaagatgaaaccCAGACAAAGGTTGTCCAAATCGACGGAGCCCAACCCGAGGGCACCCAGGAAGAGCGAGATGCCGACGAGCACCCCGGAACCGCGTAG
- a CDS encoding hypothetical protein (EggNog:ENOG41): MSDIIAWLVPTARNSLADKTTHLPSNISRAVQTTSSPTLLSRLPNLLGSRPSRAIKLSFDKAPKRPGSFVLGSDPSTCDVVLPSLPGIDARHCELSFDAEGRLVLNDFSEMGTQVWYDWESNGDQTDYTWILSSGAEAGFPSMVQRITVDIQGVRFQVVVNDHSGDWDAYHDKVEDFVRQPSWAHDLSPGWDRGSISPVAPLFSNVPLFQHILVKALGEEPVGEVYLWNLARPWEPMVKAAA, encoded by the coding sequence ATGTCCGACATCATCGCCTGGCTAGTCCCCACAGCGCGAAACTCTCTCGCTGACAAAACGACACATCTGCCCTCCAACATCTCCCGCGCCGTGCAAACAACCTCATCCCCAACTTTGCTCTCTCGCCTCCCAAACCTCCTCGGCAGCCGTCCCTCTCGCGCTATCAAACTATCTTTCGACAAAGCCCCCAAACGCCCTGGGTCTTTCGTTCTCGGTTCCGATCCTTCAACATGCGATGTTGTTCTGCCTTCGCTGCCAGGTATTGACGCACGACACTGCGAACTGAGCTTTGATGCGGAAGGTCGTCTCGTTCTTAATGACTTTTCTGAAATGGGGACACAGGTTTGGTATGATTGGGAGAGCAACGGTGATCAGACGGATTACACTTGGATTCTGAGCTCGGGTGCTGAGGCTGGATTTCCGAGTATGGTGCAGCGCATCACGGTTGATATTCAGGGTGTCAGATTTCAGGTGGTTGTGAATGATCACTCTGGTGACTGGGATGCGTATCACGATAAAGTCGAGGATTTCGTCCGACAGCCTTCATGGGCGCATGATCTTTCTCCGGGTTGGGATCGAGGATCGATCTCCCCCGTTGcgcctctcttctccaacgtCCCTCTCTTTCAACACATTCTCGTCAAGGCCTTGGGCGAAGAGCCCGTCGGAGAAGTATATCTCTGGAACTTGGCTCGACCATGGGAGCCTAtggtcaaggctgctgcatGA
- a CDS encoding hypothetical protein (EggNog:ENOG41): MAPIDPAAAKAEKKAKKEKKRAREEDAAADTERKHKKSKSVAAAEVTEASSDLKVEKKKKKSKKDKHAEDAAVQPDTEVSAVEGKPEKKHKKKKHHDAEVAATEEVHTPATADGEKKKKSKKKHKETEAIEIAERPKKSKKDETAVEPEEDASPADPDAMDVDMPPPAKPSKSSSNIYQPPDIPANPQFPFFTQTVSLYEPLFPIGWAQPVTSCQQQHLSHLRNKYVPSLRGVLLDYKNVAFGENPGRKGAATDDESPATVMAKGESAVGFGWITADVDLFVPSRGAWMEGSVNLQTEGHIGVVCFGKFNASIEARRLPPDWKWVPNESPEAQGFEETASVITADDHGVVRQIHSTGFWADGNGDKVKGKIRFRIRNFDVGTSGETSYLSLEGTMLDKAGEKAVVAEEAETAKMRKGKKGSQRAQRRRIPEFAMTRFAVEGEEQTEDNEAEKREVLALPEDQ; this comes from the coding sequence ATGGCGCCAATTGACCCCGCCGCCGCCAAGGCTGAAAAGAAGGCgaaaaaggagaagaagcgagcccgagaagaagatgcagcTGCCGACACAGAGCGAAAGCATAAAAAGTCAAAGAGCGTCGCTGCCGCAGAAGTAACTGAAGCCAGCAGCGATTTGAAGgtcgagaagaaaaagaagaagagtaaGAAGGACAAGCATGCCGAAGATGCTGCCGTGCAACCAGATACAGAAGTTTCCGCAGTAGAGGGTAAGCCGGAGAAGAAAcataagaagaagaagcatcaCGATGCGGAAGTTGCAGCCACAGAAGAGGTCCACACCCCGGCTACAGCcgatggcgagaagaagaagaagagcaagaagaagcacaaggAAACCGAAGCGATAGAAATTGCAGAGCGACCtaagaagtccaagaaggaCGAGACCGCCGTTGAGCCTGAGGAGGATGCTTCACCCGCCGACCCTGACGCTATGGATGTTGACATGCCTCCTCCCGCCAAACCTTCAAAGTCGAGCAGCAATATTTATCAACCACCCGATATCCCCGCGAACCCTCAATTCCCCTTCTTCACACAGACCGTGTCACTCTACGAGCCTCTCTTCCCCATTGGCTGGGCGCAGCCTGTCACAAGCTGCCAGCAACAGCACCTCTCACATCTCCGAAACAAGTACGTGCCTTCGCTGCGCGGTGTTCTCCTCGACTACAAGAATGTCGCTTTCGGCGAAAACCCTGGACGAAAGGGTGCGGCTACGGATGATGAGTCGCCGGCGACTGTCATGGCCAAGGGCGAGTCTGCTGTTGGCTTCGGCTGGATTactgctgatgttgatctttTCGTGCCGAGTCGCGGTGCTTGGATGGAGGGTAGTGTCAATCTGCAAACTGAGGGACACATTGGTGTTGTTTGCTTTGGCAAATTCAACGCTTCAATTGAAGCTCGTCGACTTCCTCCCGACTGGAAGTGGGTTCCCAACGAATCCCCTGAGGCACAGGGCTTCGAGGAAACCGCTTCAGTCATCACCGCCGACGATCACGGCGTGGTTCGTCAAATCCACAGCACCGGTTTCTGGGCCGACGGCAACGGCGACAAAGTTAAGGGCAAGATTCGCTTCCGGATACGTAACTTCGACGTCGGCACCAGCGGTGAGACCAGCTATCTCAGCTTGGAGGGTACAATGCTGGACAAGGCCGGTGAGAAGGCCGTTGTAGCtgaagaggcagagacagccaagatgcgaaagggcaagaagggcagCCAGCGCGCCCAGCGAAGACGTATTCCCGAGTTCGCAATGACTCGCTTCGCTGTAGAGGGAGAGGAGCAGACGGAGGATAACGAGGCGGAGAAGCGCGAGGTGTTGGCGCTGCCCGAGGATcagtaa
- a CDS encoding hypothetical protein (EggNog:ENOG41) produces the protein MFSKFTTILAAASAALVSAGPLPRGESGSASITPHDQYSSSIGVLGCKINTNRVAYWPGSVDCNNICVKVSHEGRSVYLLKIDSSGGAHDISYDAWNYLGFGESATKDPQQGGGIAMDYEYVHASKCKDILDKGKLPLAAANSMGYVASCLSEPKSWVAQNYVLYNINDPVCKYGVNEKCHLNLAVSNQPECPSGLGSTKDLNLKVENILYGSGKKVAAQ, from the coding sequence ATGTTCTCCAAGTTCACCACCATCctcgctgctgcttctgctgcCCTGGTCTCTGCCGGCCCTCTCCCCCGTGGTGAGTCCGGCTCTGCCAGCATCACCCCCCACGACCAGTACTCCAGCAGCATTGGAGTTCTCGGCTgcaagatcaacaccaaccgcGTCGCCTACTGGCCCGGTTCCGTTGACTGCAACAACATCTGCGTCAAGGTCTCCCACGAGGGCCGCTCCGTCTATCTCCTCAAGATCGACTCCTCCGGCGGTGCTCACGACATCTCCTACGATGCCTGGAACTACCTTGGCTTCGGCGAGTCTGCCACCAAGGACCCCCAGCAGGGCGGTGGCATCGCCATGGACTACGAGTACGTCCACGCCTCCAAGTGCAAGGACATCCTCGACAAGGGCAAGCTTCCCCTCGCCGCCGCCAACTCCATGGGCTACGTCGCCTCTTGCCTCAGCGAGCCCAAGAGCTGGGTCGCCCAGAACTACGTGCTCTACAACATCAACGACCCCGTCTGCAAGTACGGTGTTAACGAGAAGTGCCACCTCAACCTTGCCGTCAGCAACCAGCCCGAGTGCCCCAGCGGTCTCGGCTCCACCAAggacctcaacctcaaggtCGAGAACATCCTCTACGGCTCTGGCAAGAAGGTCGCTGCTCAGTAG